GGACGACGGCCTCGGCGCGGTAGAGGGGCACGCGTTCTATTGTGCCGTGGTGACCTCGCCCTCGATGACGCCGCGCCACCACGCCCAGGACGTGTTCTTCGACGCGGTGATGCCGGCGCTGCCACCCGAAGCCCAGCACGCCGCGGCCGAGCTGCGGAAGGTGGGCTTGCGCGACTGGGTGATGTCCCTGGCCTCGGTCGCCTCGCTCGGCCTGATCGTCTGGTTCGGCTTCTGGCGGCCGGAGTCGGGCTCCGTGCGGCAGGCGGCGTACCTCGCCGACGCGGCCATCTCCGTGCTCTTCGCCCTGCGCCTGCTCGCGCGCCTGGCCCGCTACGGCCGCACGTCGCGTTTCTGGGCCACCGGCTGGTGGGAGCTGATCGCACTCGTCCCGCTCGTGACGCCCTGGGCGGGCACGGCCGCGCTGCCCCTCGTCGTCATCGGCCTGGCCCGCACGACGCGCGCCATCGACACCGGTGACAACGTCGTGGGCGACGCCGTCACCGTCTTCCTGATCGACCACTTCTCCGCGCCGATCGTCGATGCGATCAAGCGCCCGATCACGGTCGCGGTGCTCGACGAGGTCATCGACGTCATCCAGACCGGGACGTACGCCGCCAACGTGCGCGACGCGCTCGACGAGAACCGCATCGAGCTCGAGCAGATGGTCCACGACCTGCTCATGGCCGACCCGACCGCGGGCAAGCTGAAGTACGTGCCGTTCCACGACGAGATCGTCGGCCTGGTCTCCGACACGGTGCTGCGCATCGTCGAGGGGGCCCTCGAGGACCCGCGGACGACCGAGCTGATCAGCGACGTCATCCGCAACTCCGCCGACCAGCTCCGCGACGCCGTGCGGGCCAAGGCCTAGGCGAGCGCGTCGGGCATCGAGCGCCCACACATCGGCGCACGTGGACGGCGCACGGACCACAGGCGCCGCCTGCACATCCAGGGAGAGGGCTGATCGCGGCGTCATCTTGACGTTCTGGCGCTACGGTCAGGCATGGCCAGCCGCTACTCCCGCGCCGAGACGACGCTCCTCCTCGGATCGGAAGGACTCGTGATCGCTGCGGGGTTCGCTGGTCTGATCGGCGAGAACCAGGCGCTCGCGGGTCTCGTGACCGGGCTCGTCGCAGTCGCCGTCGCGGCCGGACTGCTGTGGGGAGGCAGCCGCGTGGCATGGCCGGCACTCGGAGCTGGGATCGGTTTCACCGTCGCCCAGGCCTACGTGCTCGCCAGCGGCTGGGGCGACGAAGAGCTCATCGACCCGCTCGTGGTCCTCGGGGCCATAGGCATCCTCGCCGGAGTACCCCTGGCCGGTGCGACGGAGAGCGTCATCAGGGGCGGACGGTCCCAGCGCCACCGCTGACGTGCCGCTGCCGGCCGGTCCGCGGACCGGCCGGCAGCGGCACGTACGGTGCTCAGGCGCGGTTGACCGCGCTCAGCACGGCCTTCAGCGAGGCCGTCACGATGTTGGCGTCGATGCCGACACCCCAGAGGACCTTGTCGCCCACC
The sequence above is a segment of the Nocardioides jiangxiensis genome. Coding sequences within it:
- a CDS encoding ion transporter; this encodes MTSPSMTPRHHAQDVFFDAVMPALPPEAQHAAAELRKVGLRDWVMSLASVASLGLIVWFGFWRPESGSVRQAAYLADAAISVLFALRLLARLARYGRTSRFWATGWWELIALVPLVTPWAGTAALPLVVIGLARTTRAIDTGDNVVGDAVTVFLIDHFSAPIVDAIKRPITVAVLDEVIDVIQTGTYAANVRDALDENRIELEQMVHDLLMADPTAGKLKYVPFHDEIVGLVSDTVLRIVEGALEDPRTTELISDVIRNSADQLRDAVRAKA